The Buchnera aphidicola (Nipponaphis monzeni) genome includes the window AAAAATCCACTAAATTTGTCATGGGGTAAATTATCTGTAGATGTAGTAATAGAATCTACTGGATTATTTCTAACAAAAGAAAAAGCTAATTGTCATTTATTAGCTGGAGCTAATAAAGTAGTACTTACTGGTCCATCTCAAGATGATATACCTATGTTTGTAAAAGGTGCTAATTTTTCTAAATATAATAATGAAAATATCGTATCTAATGCATCTTGTACTACAAATTGTTTAGCGCCTATTGCTAAGGTAATCAACGATGAATTTGGAATTATAGAAGGATTAATGACTACTGTTCATGCAACTACTGCAACACAAAAAACTGTTGATGGTCCTTCTATTAAAGATTGGAGAGGAGGTAGATGTGCTATACAAAATATCATACCTTCTACTACTGGAGCTGCAAGAGCAGTGGGAAAAGTATTACCTGAATTAAATGGAAAATTAACAGGAATAGCATTTAGAGTTCCAATAGCTAATGTTTCAGTAGTAGATTTAACTTTTCGTCAAAAAAAATCTGCTACATATGAAGATGTATGTCAAGTTATCAAATTTGCATCACAAAATGATATGAAAGGTATTATCACATACGTTGCAGATGAAGTTGTTTCTACAGATTTTAATGGATCAGAAGCTACATCAATTTTTGATTCTAAAGCTGGATTATCATTAAACAAAAATTTTATGAAATTAGTATCCTGGTATGATAATGAAACAGGATATTCTAGTAAAGTATTAGATTTAGTTACATTTATTATGAACTAATTGTTTGATACTTAACGTAGAAATTTTAATTAAAATTAATTGAAATTTTATAAAATATACATTAAAAAATTATATTGTAATATTAAATAAATTTTTTAGGCGGTGTTGATATTACATAGACACTGCCAAAAGTTTCTGATATAAAGGCAATTTATTGAATGTAATATATTTTTTTAATATTATATAACGTAAAATTAATAATTTTAAAATATTTAACATATATATTAAATATTGCATTTTGTATTAAAATTGTTTAATTAACGTAATTGATTTTTTTAATCATAAAAATATGTATTTTTTTACAAATGTTTTTTATGTAAGATATTGAATATTTTTTTAAAAATTATTTATTTTTTAACGTTTCTAATTCTAAAAAAATTTGTTTTATCCATTGTTTTATTCTTGTAGTGGTTTTATCTTGTTGTCTATCTTCATCAATAACTAATCCTACAAAATAATTTTTATCAAGCAGTGCCTTAGATTGTTGAAAAAAATATCCTGTTTTAGGCCATTTACCAATTATGTATCCTTTATTATTTTTAATAATTTGGTATATTTCATTCATAGCATCACAAAAATAATCAGAATAATCTTCTTGGTCTCCACAACCAAATAATGCTACTATTTTATTTTCAAAATTAATTTTTTTAAAAATTGGTAAAAAATCATCCCAATCAGATTGCAATTCTCCATAATACCACGTAGGTACTCCAAAAATTAAAAAATTAAAAGATGTAATTTGTTTTCCAGAAGTGTTAGATATATCAAATACTTGTGATTGTATTGGATAAATATTATTGGAAATTAATTTTGCAACTTTTTCTGTATTACCAGTATCACTTCCAAAAAAAATACCTACATTATTCATTATGATATCCTTCAAAAATTAAATAGTTTTATTTTTAATAAAATATTGAATAAATTATTAAAAAATTATTTGTTAAAAAATAAATTAATAAAAAAATTACTTGTACGTAAAAAATTACTTTTTAATATTTAATTTATTTTGTCGATTTAAAATTTAATTTCAACATGATTTTTTTAATAGTATTGGTTAGTATTTATATTTTTTAATATATAATATTTATTATTATTTGTTGCTATTAATATTATATTTAGTAATACTTAAAAAAGTTTATTACCAATACTAAAAAATTGAATTTAAATAAAATATTTATAATATTTACGAAGTAAAGATTAATCATATGTATGATGTGTTATGTAAATGTATTGTACACTATTAATATAATAAAATATTTTTTTTATTTCAAAATAATATATTATGTGGATATTTTTATGTATGTTAATTTGATTTGGTTTAGAAATGATTTGAGAACTCTTGAAAATCCAGCTGTATCTGCTGCTTGTCAAAATAATACTTTTAAAGTGATAGCAATTTATATTGCAACTCCAAATCAATGGAGAAGCCATCATATGGCACCTAAACAAGCTGCTTTTATTTATCATAATCTTATATCTTTAAAAAATGAATTAGTACATTTTGATATAAAATTATACACTCACCAATCTAGTACTTTTTTGAATGCTGCATTATATTTTATAAAATTTTGCTTAAAACATGATGTAAAAAATGTTTTTTACAATTATGAATATATGTTAAATGAATGTGAGAGAGATAATCTTGTAAAAAAACATTTACATAGAAAAAAAATATTTATGTATGGGTTTCATGGTAGTATGTTACTATCACCACATGTTGTTAAAAATAAAAAAAATAAAACGTATCAAGTTTATTCTCCATTTAAAAAGTGTGTATTAAAACATTTAAAACAATTAAATTTAGCATCTCCAATGTTGCTAAAAAAAAATATTAAATATAAAAAAATGTTAACAATTCGTCCATTTTGTTATCCAATGGAAGAATTTGATCAAACGATTTTCCCAATAGGTGAAAAAAGAGCTTTATATCGCCTAAAAATATTTTGCACAAATAAAATAATAAGATATGGACTTCATAGGAATTTTCCCTATTTGACTAGTACTAGTTTGTTATCACCTTATTTATCTATAGGAGTTTTGTCTCCTATACAATGTTTAAAGTATATTTTAAAAAAAGTACCAAATGTATTTTCTTTAAGTAAAAAATGTACTTGGTTGAACGAAATCATTTGGAGAGAGTTTTATTATTATTTAATAGCTTCTTATCCTATTTTAAGTAAAAATCAATCTATTAAAAAATGGACTGAAAAAATACCTTGGAAAAATAACAATATTTATTTAGAAGCATGGAAAAAAGGTAATACAGGATTTCCTATAATTGATGCAGGAATGCGACAATTAAATACACTAGGATGGATGCATAATAGATTACGTATGATTACTGCTAGTTTTTTAGTTAAAAATTTATTCATTGATTGGAGATTAGGTCATAATTATTTTATGTCAAAATTAATTGATGGTAATTTTGCATCTAATAATGGAAATTGGCAATGGATATCTTCTACAGGCTATAATAGTACTCCTTATTTTAGAATATTTAATCCAGAAATACAATCAAAAAAATTTGATTGTTTAGGAAAATTTATACTTCAATATATACCTGAACTAAAAAAAATTCCAATTTCTGAAATTCATAACCCTCATGCTTGGATTATTAAAAATAAAGTTAATTTTAATTATCCCGCTCCAATTATTAATTATAAATTATCTCGAAAAAATAATTTATCTGTTTTTATTAAAACGTATAACATTCACTATAAATAAAATATATGAATAATCAGGAACTTGAAAATATTATTAATAAAGAACTATCTTCTTCGAAATATCAAGATTCATGTCCTAATGGATTGCAAGTCGAAGGGCAATTTCAAATAAAAAAAATTATTACAGGAGTGACAGCATGTCAGAAATTTTTAAATGTAGCAGTAAAATGTAAAGCTGATACTGTAATTGTTCATCATGGTTTTTTTTGGAAAAATGATCCTTTAGTTATTAAAGGATTATATAGAAAAAGATTTAAAACTGTACTTTGTAATGATATAAATTTATATTGTTGGCATATGCCATTAGATAATCATAAAAAATTAGGCAATAATATTCAAATTGCTAAAAAATTAGATATCAGTATTCAAGGAGAAATTATTCCATTTTTATGGTGGGGTTATTTTAAAAAACCAATTTCATACAATGCATTAAAATATAAAATTTTTACAAAATTTAATAGAATGCCTTTTTACTATAGCGCAAATAAAATACCTATAATTAAAAAAATTGCTTGGTGTAGCGGAAAAGGTCAAAGTTTTATTCATGCGGCTGCTTGTTTTGGAGTTGATGCATTTTTAACAGGAGAAATATCAGAAGAGACAATTCATTTTATCAGAGAATATAAATTACATTTTTTTTCTGCAGGGCATCATGCAACTGAAAAATATGGTGTAGAAGCGCTTGGAAATTGGTTGTCAAACGAATATTGTTTGAATGTTAAATTTGTAAATATTGAAAACCCTATATAATTAATAAACATAAATTATTTGTTAAAATTACTAAAAAATTTTTTTAATATAATTAAAATACATTATTTTATTAAAAAAAAATTTATAGGATGTACAAAATTACTTATTTGTATATGGAAATATTGTTTCAAACAAAAAATTTGTTACATGAATAATATTTGTATTATAGAAATTAAATTATTATTATTTATAACAAATACTAATTTTATTACTATAAATATAAATTTAAACATTACTTAATAATTAATATATTAATTATATTGCTTATATACTTAACTGAATAAACACATTAATTAAACGATGATAATTATAATTATTTTTTAAATGTTGTTTTAATCATGTTGTAACTTTAATGAATTTATTATGTTTATATGTTAAGAGGTATTTTATGTACAAAAAATTAATGAAAATATGGATGAATACTAGTTGGATTAATAGTAATAACCAATCTTATATAGAAGATGTATATAAAGATGATTGTTTAAAAGATAATTTTTTTAAAAAAACTCAAGATTATTTAATTCATTGTACGAATGTTAATATATTAGATAACAATAATTTAATTGAAAAAAAAAATCAAATCTTGATAATGATAAATAATTTTAGAATGTACGGACATCTTATAGCTAAGACAAATCCTTTGTCACTAAATGATAATATAAAGTTTAAAAATTTAGAATTATCATTTTATGATTTTAATCAGGTTGATTTTAGTAATATTGTTTTAATAAATTTTTTTAAAAAAAAAATATCTAAATTTTCACAATTTACGAATTTTTATTCAATATTGAAAGATATTTATTGTTCGTCTATTGGTTTTGAATATATGTATATAAATAATTTTCGAGAAGTACAATGGATACAAAATCATATAGAACATAAATCTAAATTTTTTGAACATAATGCTATTAAAAAAATAGAAATATTAAAAAATATTATTTATGCCGAAAATTTTGAAAAATATTTACATTACAAATTTCCTGGGGCTAAAAGATTTTCTTTAGAAGGATCAGACGTATTAATTCCAATGTTACAAGAGATAATTAATTATTCTAAAAAAAATTCTATTTTCAAAATTGTTATAGGAATGGCTCATAGAGGTAGGTTAAATGTATTAATTAACGTTTTAAAAAAAGGATTAAAAGAATTATTTAATGAATTTCATGATAACAAAGTCTGTACTACTAGAAGTGATGATGTAAAATACCATAAGGGATTTAACTATAAAATAATTGGAAAAACATACGCTATAGATTTGACTTTACAATCTAATCCTTCTCATTTAGAATTTGTAAATCCAGTAATCATGGGTGTGTTAAGAGGATATTTAGAGTCCAATAAAAATATAAATAGTAAGCAAGTATTACCTATTATGATACATGGGGATGCTGCCATTACGGGTCAAGGAGTAGTTCAAGAAACGTTGAATATGTCTCAAACAAAAGGTTATAGTGTAGGAGGTACTGTTCATATCGTTATTAACAATCAAATTGGTTTTACCACTTCAAATGTTAAAAATTTAAGATCTAGTAATTATTGTACTGATATAGCAAAGATGATATCTGCACCTGTATTTCATGTTAATGCTGATGATCCCGAAGCAGCAATTTTTGTTATACAATTAGCTGTATTGTATCGGTCTACTTTTAATAAAGATGTTTTTGTTGATTTAGTATCTTATCGTAGACATGGACATAATGAATCAGACGATCCTTCAGTCACTCAACCAAAATTATATTCTATAATTCAAAAACATCTTTCAGTACAAAATATTTATTGTAAAAAATTAGAAAAATTAAAAATTTTAAATTCTAGTTTTGTAGATTTAACAATTCAAAAATATAGAAAATTTTTAGATTCTGCTTATTTTCCGAGTAATAAGAAAGAAAATATAGCGATGGAATCAACAACTTATAGTATGATTAATAAAAAAAATAAATGTTTTTTTACATCAGAAAATATACAAATTAATACTTTGTCTAAATTAGCAAATATTATTAACACGATTCCTAATTCTATAAATGTACATTTAAAAGTTAAAAATATTTATTTAGAAAGATTGAAAATGGCTAGAGGTGAATCAAATTTCGATTGGGGAGCTTCTGAAACATTAGCATATGCTACTTTGATTCAACAAGGTATTTCTTGTAGATTATCAGGAGAAGATGTAGGTAGAGGTACTTTTTTTCATAGACATGTTGTTATTTGTGATCAAATAACTAATGAAAAGTACATACCATTAAATAATATTTGTTCATCTACAAGTAAATTTTACATCTGTAACTCTGTTTTATCTGAAACGTCAGTTTTAGCTTTTGAATATGGTTATGCATCTGAAGCAAAGAAAACATTAACAATTTGGGAAGCTCAATTTGGAGATTTTTCTAATGTAGCCCAAGTGATCATTGATCAATTCATTAGTTCTGGAGAGCAAAAATGGAATAATTTATGTAATTTAGTAATTTTATTACCACATGGTTATGAAGGGCAAGGTCCAGAACATTCTTCAGCTAGATTAGAGCGTTTTTTACAATTGTGTGCTCAAAAAAATATGCACATTACTGTTCCTACCACTTCTGCGCAAATGTACCATCTACTTCGTAGACAAATATTAAATAAAATATTGAAACCTTTAATCATTTTTACTCCTAAATCAATGTTAAGAAATCCTATTACTTTTTCAAGTT containing:
- a CDS encoding 2-oxoglutarate dehydrogenase E1 component — protein: MYKKLMKIWMNTSWINSNNQSYIEDVYKDDCLKDNFFKKTQDYLIHCTNVNILDNNNLIEKKNQILIMINNFRMYGHLIAKTNPLSLNDNIKFKNLELSFYDFNQVDFSNIVLINFFKKKISKFSQFTNFYSILKDIYCSSIGFEYMYINNFREVQWIQNHIEHKSKFFEHNAIKKIEILKNIIYAENFEKYLHYKFPGAKRFSLEGSDVLIPMLQEIINYSKKNSIFKIVIGMAHRGRLNVLINVLKKGLKELFNEFHDNKVCTTRSDDVKYHKGFNYKIIGKTYAIDLTLQSNPSHLEFVNPVIMGVLRGYLESNKNINSKQVLPIMIHGDAAITGQGVVQETLNMSQTKGYSVGGTVHIVINNQIGFTTSNVKNLRSSNYCTDIAKMISAPVFHVNADDPEAAIFVIQLAVLYRSTFNKDVFVDLVSYRRHGHNESDDPSVTQPKLYSIIQKHLSVQNIYCKKLEKLKILNSSFVDLTIQKYRKFLDSAYFPSNKKENIAMESTTYSMINKKNKCFFTSENIQINTLSKLANIINTIPNSINVHLKVKNIYLERLKMARGESNFDWGASETLAYATLIQQGISCRLSGEDVGRGTFFHRHVVICDQITNEKYIPLNNICSSTSKFYICNSVLSETSVLAFEYGYASEAKKTLTIWEAQFGDFSNVAQVIIDQFISSGEQKWNNLCNLVILLPHGYEGQGPEHSSARLERFLQLCAQKNMHITVPTTSAQMYHLLRRQILNKILKPLIIFTPKSMLRNPITFSSLKELSTGCFKEIFNEIDKFDINMINKIIFCTGKFYFDLLIARRQHNINKIVIIRIEELYPFPKNFILKAIFPFLHVKNFIWCQEEPLNQGAWLYVQTYLKQIMPLNSSLSCVCRPSSAAPAVGSNRIHNYEQQCIVKEALNLSF
- the fldA gene encoding flavodoxin FldA; the protein is MNNVGIFFGSDTGNTEKVAKLISNNIYPIQSQVFDISNTSGKQITSFNFLIFGVPTWYYGELQSDWDDFLPIFKKINFENKIVALFGCGDQEDYSDYFCDAMNEIYQIIKNNKGYIIGKWPKTGYFFQQSKALLDKNYFVGLVIDEDRQQDKTTTRIKQWIKQIFLELETLKNK
- the phrB gene encoding deoxyribodipyrimidine photo-lyase, whose product is MYVNLIWFRNDLRTLENPAVSAACQNNTFKVIAIYIATPNQWRSHHMAPKQAAFIYHNLISLKNELVHFDIKLYTHQSSTFLNAALYFIKFCLKHDVKNVFYNYEYMLNECERDNLVKKHLHRKKIFMYGFHGSMLLSPHVVKNKKNKTYQVYSPFKKCVLKHLKQLNLASPMLLKKNIKYKKMLTIRPFCYPMEEFDQTIFPIGEKRALYRLKIFCTNKIIRYGLHRNFPYLTSTSLLSPYLSIGVLSPIQCLKYILKKVPNVFSLSKKCTWLNEIIWREFYYYLIASYPILSKNQSIKKWTEKIPWKNNNIYLEAWKKGNTGFPIIDAGMRQLNTLGWMHNRLRMITASFLVKNLFIDWRLGHNYFMSKLIDGNFASNNGNWQWISSTGYNSTPYFRIFNPEIQSKKFDCLGKFILQYIPELKKIPISEIHNPHAWIIKNKVNFNYPAPIINYKLSRKNNLSVFIKTYNIHYK
- a CDS encoding Nif3-like dinuclear metal center hexameric protein, encoding MNNQELENIINKELSSSKYQDSCPNGLQVEGQFQIKKIITGVTACQKFLNVAVKCKADTVIVHHGFFWKNDPLVIKGLYRKRFKTVLCNDINLYCWHMPLDNHKKLGNNIQIAKKLDISIQGEIIPFLWWGYFKKPISYNALKYKIFTKFNRMPFYYSANKIPIIKKIAWCSGKGQSFIHAAACFGVDAFLTGEISEETIHFIREYKLHFFSAGHHATEKYGVEALGNWLSNEYCLNVKFVNIENPI
- the gap gene encoding type I glyceraldehyde-3-phosphate dehydrogenase translates to MIIRVGINGFGRIGRIVFRMAQYRSNIEIVAINDLLTPEYIAYMLKYDSIHGRFNGSIEVKGNHIIVNQKSILISSEKNPLNLSWGKLSVDVVIESTGLFLTKEKANCHLLAGANKVVLTGPSQDDIPMFVKGANFSKYNNENIVSNASCTTNCLAPIAKVINDEFGIIEGLMTTVHATTATQKTVDGPSIKDWRGGRCAIQNIIPSTTGAARAVGKVLPELNGKLTGIAFRVPIANVSVVDLTFRQKKSATYEDVCQVIKFASQNDMKGIITYVADEVVSTDFNGSEATSIFDSKAGLSLNKNFMKLVSWYDNETGYSSKVLDLVTFIMN